The following nucleotide sequence is from Cyclopterus lumpus isolate fCycLum1 chromosome 20, fCycLum1.pri, whole genome shotgun sequence.
TATTTATGCCTGTGTGTAACAGTTCATGTGTATGCTCCATGGCTGTGCTTTCATGAGGTTGCAAAAAGCATAATACGATATAGTAATACGAACATTTTTGCTGAATAAAATTGAGATGTAAATAACCGATGAGTTAATTACAGAAACTGTCATTTCAATGCAGAGTTATAGACGTTCATGCTTGCAGCTTTATGCTTGCATAAAATGGAGCAGTCACATGAAGTGCTAcctattgttttgtcttttttctatGTGTAAagtgtgctgttgtgtgtgtgtgtgtgtgtgtgcttatgttctacattatgttGCATTGTCTCCATCATTTAGACTTCTAGAGAATAGTGCAATCCTGGATCAGTACGAACGGGCGTCACTCTCATATGAAAAAGCGGAGCGGAGATTTACACcagcatgatgatgatgatgaagggaCACTTTGACGAAAGGATATTGAATATGTAATCATGAACACAAAGGACTAGATGAAATGCTGTGAAGCGCATTAGCTCTGTACGTACTGTAGTCTACCCAGATTGTATGTCTATGGAAAAAGATGGATCTTTAGAATGATCATGATTACcgattattcattattaaactTTAAATTTGGGATGTTAGTCAGAAACATATCTGTCATTGTCATCGATTCCTCACTGATAACTAATGTAATCCAACATCTCATGTTTATTTCTAagcatgtattttttaaatgaattacacACATACTATGATTTTTATAGCAAACTATAGATGCTTACAGTTTTTCAAACTAGgaagatttattttattagtgAAAGTTTTAATTAATTACTAACCTTAATACATGTAAAGCTGTTGGAATAACCTGAAGCAGTATAATTTGGATAACAGTTCAAGGCCGAGATTTGTGGCATGTGCATGCGTCTTTTGTATCCATCAAACATTAACTTACTAACATTAATATATGAAAAGCCCCATCTACTAATAAACCACGTAGGACATAAAGAGCAGTGAAGAAAAAAGCATcttcaaaattaattaattgcacTGCATGCTGTTGCTAATCCAAATAATTGGGTCAAGATAATTGCGCAAATTAATTTTACCATTTTCATTCTTCACActttaaaatgttcctttttaaatatgttgacagtcatttttgttttgacaaagaAATTTCATTTCggcaaaaaaacatgttctttaTGTCTGTTTGTCTTCTAACTCTCTTCCACTGTAGGAgcttaatatatttgtattaaaacaGACTTTTATACTTGGACAAATTGAAAGGATGATTTTTACAATTACTCAAATTATCTTTCAGGGCTGGTTTTACTGATGCTTTgtaaaagaaatgacaataaagcttctcctttctttttattgGCTTTTGGTGAACAGTTCCTCTGTCCCTTTAGTGCGTCCttaaactgtaaacacacacgttATCCTTGTCTCACCTTCATAAATAGATGCTCGTTTATTTGTTGTGGCTGATCTGCTTTAGACGACCCAAACCAAAAGGATTTGTTTCTCCAAGCAGTACAATAAAATGAATCCTAGACAGTTCAAATAATCACAGGTATCTGACAGTTTGTCCTTATGAGATTGAGCCCATATATACTGCAGAAGGGACGGATCGGCCTTACACTCTAATGATGGTCACTGTTAGTAGATCAGCTGTGAGCACAATGAGAAAAAAGTCACAGTCGCATATGACATTGTTTGTCTCACACTTTGTCATTGTCCGAGTTCCAATTTTCTTCTTACTGTCTCTGTTTTTATGGTATTTACCATCTCTGTGtacattattttctgtattcAATGTCATGTATGTATAATTTACATCCAtgctctccttttcctccatatagacacgcacacagatccGTATGTCTGCACATactgaataaaatgtttcttttctatACATGCATtgctctcatgtctgtgtgttgtctctcaagttttattatttttgccacCACTTCTGTCATAGATATTTAAAAAGCAGTCAAAACAGCTCACACAATTacccatctcttcctctctcctttattctctcctgaacacacacacaaagtcatcTTCCAGTATATAGATGGAGGCAGACAGCTCAGTAATTAAGTAAGTCTGAACCAATTTGATCACAAGCAGCCCAAGCAGCAGATGAGAAAAGTGTAGGGCCCAGAAAAGACTTAAAGTAATAGTGTTTTCATTTCTCTGCAGATACATCAGACAGATGCAGCATCATTCCTCTGCATCTTGCCAAGTTTGACAGCTTTCGAAGCTAAGGTTAAACTCCCTTGCATCTTGAGTGAACTGTTGCTCCGAGCAACTTTATGTAGAGATTTgtgatgagaagaaaaaaaaaaggtttgtggTGTATGcaagtttttcttctttgctttgGGAAGTGCATTTTCCCCATACCTGTGCTCCACAAGTGGCTGGGATTGATGAGCGGTGGAACACAGATGACATCAGATACGGGACtgaaacttttttgtttttttaaaatagagTACCTTTAATGTAAAGTTGttctttgagaagaaaaaaaataattaaaaaatcaggttttacattattttacataatTGTAATGTTCCCATCAAAATATGAAATTGCATATTGCAGCTGCTGATTTCACattgtatttcttattttgaTGTAATTTCTTTACAGTAGAGTATCAGgttgtttatatatacaaacaagTAAAGAAAGCCTTGTTGAGAAGACAAACAAACTGAATGTTTGAAATAAAGTGATGTTAAACTTCATTAATTGGTGCAGAGGCTAAACTCTACTGACCCATCAACTAACgtttattcattcaaatgtcACAGATGTCTCAACATGAATTACTTACTTTATCTTTTGTCAAACTAAATTtcattgtggtgttttttttaacctgtttgcatatttatttcataacaGAAAATGCTGGACAGAATGTGTTCAATAAAGTAATGTTTACTGATTgtgatgatttattttgtcagtAACATGGGGCATTAAGGATAGACTACAGGTCATTAATTCAGTATTTCTTCTTCAGTTTCAACAATTCAGAACACTGGGTGTGTATTTTATATGATGATGCCTGTGCTTAAATTAGACTAGATTAGGTATACTTTATACTTAAATGTGACTACTTTTAGGCcagtaaacaaaaataaagggTTTAGTatatacttattttaacccaaatcacaatcttttcctgaacctttGTAGTTTTATTGTTACAACTTAACAAAGATATTTGAATATACTTATTTCAACCcaaaccaagtagttgtgttgcctaaacgcTTGTGCAGATGCACTGATCGCTCTTGATGCTGTACATCCATATGAGAACTGttgaaaaataactttttggaAGATATCATACAAACCGTTTTATGCGACTATGTTGAAAAATAGCCATGTTTTCAACATAGTCGCATTCAAGTTCAAGTTCAAATATCAGAGCATATCAATATTATGCTCTGATTTAAGAAAAATGTTATCAAATTGAACAAAatgtgatttgatttattttgtttgttttctaaacaatgtttctttcAAAGAAGCCAGTTTGTATACATGTCATTCTTGTTATGCTACTAACAACTATTTGTAATACCCTGAATGTATACTTACCCTGTCTGGGAACgtgtgtattttgttttctgtaaataTAAGGACGGGCGACATTTGGTGCTACATTCAAAACTCAATCTCCCATGAATCCGAAAGTGCGTGACGACAGAACCCTGCGCCTAAGGCGTGCGAAATAGCGCGACAGATGTTTGAAACAGACCAACACAGCACCGTCGTGTCCGAGTCGCCTGAGTAAGTTAGTTGGTGGCGCAAGTTGTGCATTTATGACGCATAATAGGTCACTTCGTAATAGTTTAGCCTGCACGAGGTGCATGTTCGTTGTTACAGCTTTTGCGTGCCGTCGTCCCTGCTAAAGTGCACGCGCTCAGCGTGCTAGCTCACAGAGGACACACTCATGGCTTACACGCAGATATTGAAAGCCCTGCTGCACCGGAATCTACAACACACTGCGACGAAATGTAAACTCACGCACGTCAGCTTGCTCATCCTCACGCACAGGACCGCGTCCACAGTCTCGCGACTGACCTTTCGCAGAAGAGTCGAGGCTCCTTCGTCCGTCCTGCCAGCGCTGAGCGGCTTCATTCAAGCGCAGCCGCGGAGGTGCGTTCATAGCAGCCCCGAAGAGAGGGACAGGTCGGTCTCCAGGTACCAGAGTGGGAGCCCAAAGCCTTCAGCTGCACAAAAAGGTATTTCAATGTTATGGACTGATGGATTATATTATTGTCGTTGATAGATCAGACTCTTATCGATTTAGTCCATAAATAGCATCTGAATCGAGGCAAGTCGCCCTCACAAGTGACTaatgaaatgtgtgaaaatgtgctTCTCTGGTCCAGGACCCAATTTATTTGTGGAATAAAGCAAGCacctgtttgcatttgtgaaacTATAACCATCAAATGTATTCTACTTTTTAAAAGTACCAAACTGTTAATTACAATTGACACTAAACTGTTGTTTAATAACCCTGACCCTCAACATCCTCCAGTGAAAGAAGCTGGCAGAGACTTCACCTACTTGATAGTTGTACTCATTGGGCTTGGGGTGACAGGTGACTACAACCTCAAGATTTCAAGCAGAATAATCATCtcattttaagtaaaataatgcAAAATGGCTAATGTGTGGTGTTCTGTGCACATGTTTCAGGTGGGCTGTTATATGTGGTGTTCCAAGAGCTGTTTTCCTCCTCAAGTCCAAATAAAATCTATGGGAAAGCCTTCAACAAAGTCAGGTTAAACCCAGAGGTGAGAACGAGATCACAGGTTGCTGAGGCCAAACAGTCTTTTCCTAACGGTTCaataatataatgaaaacaTCTCCTCCAAAAGTACACAAGCGTGCAACTCTGTACACTTTTCAGCATTGCTCTGAATTTGTTGGATTGTGCGTTGTATTGTATGATACCTATTctacattcaattcaatgcaCAATTTGAAGGCATCTCCTGTTGAAAAGTGaagtacaaaacaaaaacatttctgtttattgaAAATGTAGGTGATCGGTGCATTTGGGGAGCCAATCAAGTGCTTTGGGGAGACTTCCCGCCGAGGAAGGAGGCAGCAAGTCAGGTGGGAATTGTGCTCTATGTATAAGCTGTTTATTAGTATAAGTTAGTAGTGATGAGGTATCCTGTTTgtttatcgtgtgtgtgtgtgtgtgtgtctacatgtgtgtcTACATAAGTCATCTGGAATACCTGAAGGACGGACTGAAGCTTATGAGACTTAAGTTTTACATTGAAGGCTCGGAGCCAGGCCTTAAAGGAACCGTACACTCTGAGTCCAAAGAGGTTGGTTTTTGCAGTTTATTTAAATGGATGGGATATACCAAAGCAGTACCGTTCATGTTTAGCTATACCAATATTTAAAAATTGTAATTCCACATGTGACAGCAGAGACTAAATGTACAGAGTTCACAATTGGactgttatgttttttttgttgcttatattctgttttcacttttttttttttattatttcacagAATGCCGAAACTGGAAAATATGAGTTTCGTTACATATTTGTGGAAGTAGATACCTACCCAAGACGAAACATCATTGTGGAAGATAACCGATGAGCCAGATAAATAAGTGTCTCTTCACTAGAAAAGCATTATGAAAATGTGAAGAATGTTTTTGTGTTATTGGAGGAATAACTGAAgatttactgtaaatgtaactttaatttACTATTAAAAACTTGTGTTAAACATCAACAATGTTGgctgacttattattattatatactatatattatacatgTGCTACAAATCATGTTTTGACTAACAGACTACAAGATCACCTTACTTTTGTAATCAACTGCAATCAAAGATGcttttaaattgtaataaaaatgttgtgttatatgcataaatatgtttattttttttcactaCGATCAATATTTTAGGTTTATTCCAGTACTATGTGAGATctcttatttaaaatatattgtattctgCTTATAAATAACCTCAGTCATGTACACACCCTGTATAGTCTGATgggtttgcttttcttttcaatgtACATTTGTTTACTAGATAATTATGTATTTGGTAGTCCTTTTGAAATGCGTTACAAAACAATGACCACTAGATGGAGGCAAAGAGCCGCGATATAAGAACAACCTAATATGaccttttatatttacatttgacatCCATTTAAATGcgtgttttaaatagtttttcccTACATGTTTGAAGGTGTCACAGGGAAACGCAACATCTTATTTTAGACAATGAACACTGAACGTATTGTTGATGCATAGATATCTGTGTTTAATATATAGACAtgtttaatgaaaatatattaattggTTGATCATATTTTCATCCTTTTTGTCAGACGAAAATATGCTACCTTTCTTGAACCTCGGAAATATTGAGATTTATGATGGACGTTAATGAAACCCCTCAGCTATAGTATGAGAATTATCCCTTTGTTTTATCTATTTTTGTGAAAGCGCTCCTGCTTAGATCATAGATTGTATATAAGAAGATTAAGACGTAATCTTCGAGAAGGCATAACTTTTTATTCCTATTTTTAGTCCTTTATGAATTTACCGTTTTAACTTTTCTTCTAGGGGCCagactttttattaaaataactcCAACAACTATGAACATATCTGAGATGCGCTTGGTCATTTCCCTCTTTCTGTGAAAGCACAAATAAGATCTGTGCTGCTAATATAatggtcacaaaaaaaaaaatagagataCATTTTCTTAAAGCAACAACAGCACTTGAACGCTAAAACAAACACTTCAATTGTGGGAGCCCTGAAGGCAACACTCCTATGAGCACCGCCCACTATTAAACCAAGGGACAGGGGTGTGCTAACGTATGTCAGTTAACGTTTGCGCGAAAACGCTGTACGACtagttaattttatttatttatttgagtagCTAGCCGA
It contains:
- the timm21 gene encoding mitochondrial import inner membrane translocase subunit Tim21; the protein is MAYTQILKALLHRNLQHTATKCKLTHVSLLILTHRTASTVSRLTFRRRVEAPSSVLPALSGFIQAQPRRCVHSSPEERDRSVSRYQSGSPKPSAAQKVKEAGRDFTYLIVVLIGLGVTGGLLYVVFQELFSSSSPNKIYGKAFNKVRLNPEVIGAFGEPIKCFGETSRRGRRQQVSHLEYLKDGLKLMRLKFYIEGSEPGLKGTVHSESKENAETGKYEFRYIFVEVDTYPRRNIIVEDNR